From a single Candidatus Brocadiaceae bacterium genomic region:
- a CDS encoding serine/threonine-protein phosphatase — MAPDRDSGRSRGARLDACWVSDRGWTRENNEDAFLVRPEDGLLIVSDGMGGEQAGEVAAARVVEWLPQLLAERVPPGERPDGDVHAEMREAVVVLSRRVFEAAAALNGVRRMGATVTAALLRDGHAHVVHMGDSRAYLFRNGELMRLTRDHSLVGMLVESEVLTPSQAARHPMRGRLERYVGMRETAKPDVTSVVLREGDELLLCTDGLTDVLSDERIRGILRRAGDVATACWGLMDDAEGAGRRDNVTIVMARWRPA; from the coding sequence TTGGCGCCTGACAGAGACAGCGGCCGCAGCCGCGGCGCACGGCTCGACGCGTGCTGGGTCAGCGACCGCGGCTGGACGCGGGAGAACAACGAGGACGCGTTCCTCGTGCGGCCCGAGGACGGTCTTCTGATCGTCTCGGACGGGATGGGCGGCGAGCAGGCCGGCGAGGTGGCCGCCGCGCGCGTCGTCGAATGGCTGCCCCAACTGCTGGCCGAGCGCGTTCCCCCGGGCGAGAGGCCCGACGGCGACGTGCACGCCGAGATGCGCGAGGCCGTCGTCGTCCTGAGCCGTCGCGTCTTCGAAGCGGCCGCCGCGCTCAACGGCGTGCGCCGGATGGGTGCCACCGTCACGGCCGCCCTGCTCCGCGACGGCCATGCGCACGTCGTGCACATGGGGGACAGCCGGGCCTACCTGTTCCGCAACGGCGAACTGATGCGTCTGACCCGCGATCACTCCCTGGTGGGCATGCTCGTGGAAAGCGAGGTGCTGACGCCCAGCCAGGCGGCCCGCCACCCCATGCGCGGCCGCCTGGAGCGCTACGTGGGCATGCGGGAGACCGCCAAGCCCGACGTCACCTCGGTCGTCCTGAGGGAGGGCGACGAACTGCTGCTCTGCACCGACGGCCTGACCGACGTTCTCTCCGACGAACGCATCCGGGGCATACTGCGCCGGGCCGGCGACGTGGCCACGGCCTGCTGGGGCCTGATGGACGACGCGGAGGGCGCCGGGCGGCGCGACAACGTGACGATCGTCATGGCCCGCTGGCGGCCCGCCTGA
- a CDS encoding DUF454 domain-containing protein, whose translation MPASGARKWLLVAAGCTAVALGAVGVVLPVLPTTPFLLLAAACFVRSSDRLYRWLIRHRWFGSYIRNYREHRAVTRRAKMVVVTLLWLTLGYSMVVVGALWLRLLLAVIGLCVTIHVVGLKTAPPATQAGGAAGPGPGERPAPPA comes from the coding sequence ATGCCTGCCTCCGGAGCACGCAAGTGGCTTCTGGTCGCCGCCGGCTGCACCGCCGTGGCGCTGGGCGCCGTCGGCGTCGTTCTGCCCGTGCTGCCGACGACGCCCTTCCTCCTGCTGGCCGCGGCGTGCTTCGTGCGCAGCTCGGACCGGCTCTACCGGTGGCTCATACGCCACCGGTGGTTCGGCAGCTACATCCGGAACTACAGGGAACACCGCGCCGTCACCCGACGGGCCAAGATGGTGGTGGTGACGCTGCTCTGGCTGACGCTCGGCTACTCGATGGTCGTCGTCGGGGCACTCTGGCTCCGCCTGCTTCTGGCGGTGATCGGCCTCTGCGTGACGATCCACGTGGTCGGCCTCAAGACGGCGCCGCCCGCCACACAGGCCGGCGGTGCGGCCGGCCCGGGGCCGGGCGAACGGCCGGCACCGCCGGCGTAA
- a CDS encoding LysE family transporter: MALPALFALAFGTGFTGAVAPGPVLFATVRWSARRGRWVGPAVTLGHMIVELPLVVGVVLGLGGLLKADLFVAVVGLAGGTTLLAMGVSMAWTARRASLPSNADDDPDGGRIELGRIAAAGALTSLSNPYFPLWWATVGLSFLAQAAPAGPAGYAVFYTGHVLADLVWYSAVSESMHRGRRLLSDRGYRRLVGACGLLMAAFGVFFAVRGYGFLGGT; encoded by the coding sequence GTGGCTCTGCCCGCACTCTTCGCGCTGGCCTTCGGCACGGGATTCACCGGCGCCGTCGCCCCCGGCCCCGTGCTGTTTGCGACCGTGCGCTGGAGCGCCCGCCGGGGCCGGTGGGTCGGTCCGGCCGTGACCCTCGGCCACATGATCGTCGAACTCCCCCTGGTGGTCGGGGTCGTGCTGGGCCTGGGCGGCCTCCTGAAGGCGGACCTGTTCGTGGCAGTCGTCGGCCTGGCCGGCGGCACGACGCTGCTGGCCATGGGGGTGAGCATGGCGTGGACGGCCCGGCGGGCGTCCCTGCCGTCGAACGCGGACGACGACCCGGACGGCGGCCGCATCGAGCTGGGCCGGATCGCGGCTGCCGGCGCGCTCACGTCCCTCTCGAACCCCTACTTCCCGCTCTGGTGGGCCACCGTGGGGCTGAGCTTCCTGGCCCAGGCCGCCCCGGCCGGCCCGGCCGGCTATGCCGTGTTCTACACGGGCCACGTCCTGGCCGACCTGGTCTGGTACAGCGCCGTCTCGGAGAGCATGCACCGCGGCCGACGGCTGCTGTCGGACCGCGGTTACCGCCGGCTGGTCGGTGCGTGCGGGCTGCTCATGGCGGCCTTCGGCGTCTTCTTCGCCGTGCGCGGGTACGGCTTCCTGGGCGGCACGTGA
- the hisA gene encoding 1-(5-phosphoribosyl)-5-[(5-phosphoribosylamino)methylideneamino]imidazole-4-carboxamide isomerase, protein MLVYPAVDIARGKCVRLLQGRPSDATVYYDSPLEAARKWQGSGARVLHVVDLDGALGSPGAGWDAVREILHGISLPVQVAGGLRTTEAVERVLEAGAARAVVGTRAVRDPAWAARLCGRLPGRVVIAVEAREGHVAVEGWQEVVGEDPLDLARRLAEAAPAAFLYTDVSRDGMLTHPNFQGVEALRKAVDVPIIASGGVASTHDIRMLGACGADAVIVGKAFYEEHMSMADALAAASRYPSRLPAAPDAAANSGADSQTGDL, encoded by the coding sequence ATGCTGGTCTATCCGGCCGTTGACATCGCCAGAGGCAAGTGCGTCCGTCTGCTTCAGGGTCGGCCGTCGGACGCCACCGTGTATTACGACAGCCCCCTGGAGGCCGCCCGGAAGTGGCAGGGATCGGGCGCCCGCGTCCTTCACGTGGTGGACCTGGACGGCGCCCTGGGCAGCCCCGGGGCCGGCTGGGACGCCGTGCGGGAGATCCTGCACGGCATTTCCCTGCCCGTGCAGGTGGCAGGGGGCCTGCGCACCACCGAGGCCGTCGAGCGGGTGCTCGAGGCCGGCGCGGCGCGTGCCGTCGTGGGCACGCGGGCCGTGCGCGACCCGGCCTGGGCCGCCCGGCTGTGCGGGCGCCTCCCCGGCCGCGTCGTCATCGCCGTGGAAGCGCGCGAAGGGCACGTGGCCGTCGAAGGATGGCAGGAGGTCGTCGGGGAGGACCCCCTGGACCTGGCCCGCCGGCTCGCCGAGGCGGCCCCGGCCGCGTTCCTGTATACGGACGTCAGTCGTGACGGCATGCTGACCCACCCGAACTTCCAGGGGGTCGAGGCCCTTCGCAAGGCGGTCGACGTGCCGATCATCGCCTCGGGCGGCGTGGCCTCCACGCACGACATCCGCATGCTGGGCGCCTGCGGCGCCGACGCCGTCATCGTGGGCAAGGCATTCTACGAGGAGCACATGTCCATGGCCGACGCCCTGGCGGCAGCCTCTCGCTACCCTTCGCGTCTCCCGGCGGCGCCCGATGCGGCGGCGAACTCCGGAGCAGACAGCCAGACTGGAGACCTCTGA
- a CDS encoding elongation factor G encodes MAPRTPSNILNVAVLGHGGVGKTTFVDHFLHVAGVAKRAGDVDAGSSLSDYEVEEQERKFSINSVIFQFEFEGRAFNLIDTPGYPDFVGAAVSVLPVVETAVICVSAREGIQLNTRNMWAAAEREGLARVILLTRIDGDNVNLSKALDEIQTTFGNQCRPVFLPIGTGQGVKGVVNVLETEEAPAGVEGDFDAAREAALESVIESNDELMERYFEGETIDPAEIAATLRRAVASGALVPILCCAARADVGVRETGHFLAACAPAPADMAPRSALGADAQEVPLPADPDGAFCARVFRATTDVHVGKVACFRVYSGSLRGDLTVHLARTGKPERLGHIYLPKGEGHEETDYAVPGDLLCVTKVEELRLDDTLCGETRLSVRPTAFPAPMMPLAIGTQSRDDDQKVAQGLQSLAEGDPTFTVGRGQGAELVITGMSILHVDVMLSRLKRRYGVAVETHEPAIAYRETVTRAAEGKHRHKKQTGGRGQFGEVYLRVEPNERGAGFEFLDEVVGGVIPRQYIPAIEKGIREVLERGILAGCPIVDVKAAVHDGSYHTVDSSEAAFKIAGGRAFQAAFEQAKPVLLEPMALIEVTIPSQYMGDVTGNLTGHRGRILGMDQVGSLQVVKAEIPRAEVTRYSTELKSMTGGEGSFTLEFSHYAVVPANVQQEIIARHQKAREEE; translated from the coding sequence ATGGCCCCGCGAACACCTTCGAACATCCTGAACGTTGCCGTGCTCGGACATGGAGGCGTGGGCAAGACGACCTTCGTGGACCACTTCCTGCACGTGGCCGGGGTCGCCAAGCGCGCCGGGGATGTCGACGCCGGCAGTTCGCTGAGCGACTACGAAGTCGAAGAACAGGAACGGAAGTTCTCCATCAACAGCGTGATCTTCCAGTTCGAGTTCGAGGGCCGTGCCTTCAACCTCATCGACACACCCGGCTACCCGGACTTCGTCGGGGCCGCCGTCTCCGTGCTGCCCGTGGTCGAGACGGCCGTCATTTGCGTCAGCGCCCGCGAAGGCATCCAGCTCAACACGCGCAACATGTGGGCGGCCGCCGAACGCGAAGGGCTCGCCCGCGTGATCCTCCTGACGCGCATCGACGGCGACAACGTCAACCTGTCCAAGGCGCTGGACGAGATCCAGACGACGTTCGGCAACCAGTGCCGCCCCGTCTTCCTGCCCATCGGAACCGGGCAGGGCGTCAAGGGCGTGGTGAACGTTCTGGAGACCGAGGAGGCGCCCGCCGGCGTCGAGGGCGACTTCGACGCGGCCCGCGAGGCGGCCCTGGAGAGCGTCATCGAGAGCAACGACGAGCTGATGGAGCGCTACTTCGAGGGCGAGACGATCGACCCGGCCGAGATCGCCGCCACGCTGCGCCGGGCCGTGGCGTCCGGTGCCCTGGTGCCCATCCTCTGCTGTGCGGCCCGCGCCGACGTCGGCGTGCGCGAGACCGGGCATTTCCTGGCCGCCTGTGCGCCGGCCCCGGCCGACATGGCACCGCGCAGCGCCCTCGGTGCGGACGCTCAGGAGGTGCCCCTGCCGGCCGACCCCGACGGTGCGTTCTGCGCGCGCGTCTTCCGCGCCACCACGGACGTCCACGTCGGAAAGGTCGCCTGCTTCCGCGTTTACAGCGGCAGCCTCCGTGGGGACCTGACCGTGCATCTGGCCCGCACGGGCAAGCCCGAACGGCTCGGCCACATCTACCTGCCCAAGGGCGAGGGGCATGAGGAGACCGACTATGCCGTCCCCGGCGACCTGCTCTGCGTGACCAAGGTCGAGGAGCTGCGCCTGGACGACACGCTCTGCGGGGAGACCCGTCTGAGCGTCCGGCCGACGGCGTTCCCGGCGCCCATGATGCCGCTGGCCATCGGGACGCAGAGTCGCGACGACGACCAGAAGGTGGCCCAGGGCCTCCAGAGCCTGGCCGAGGGCGATCCGACCTTCACCGTCGGGCGCGGCCAGGGCGCCGAACTGGTGATCACGGGCATGAGCATTCTGCACGTGGATGTCATGCTGAGCCGGCTGAAGCGCCGCTACGGGGTGGCCGTCGAGACCCACGAGCCGGCCATTGCCTATCGCGAGACGGTCACACGTGCGGCCGAGGGCAAGCACCGCCACAAGAAGCAGACGGGCGGACGCGGGCAGTTCGGCGAGGTCTACCTGCGCGTGGAGCCGAACGAACGCGGGGCCGGCTTCGAGTTCCTGGATGAGGTCGTCGGCGGCGTCATCCCGCGCCAGTACATCCCCGCCATCGAGAAGGGCATCCGCGAGGTCCTCGAGAGGGGCATCCTGGCGGGCTGCCCGATTGTCGACGTCAAGGCCGCCGTGCACGACGGATCGTACCACACGGTGGACTCCTCGGAAGCGGCGTTCAAGATCGCCGGCGGGCGCGCGTTCCAGGCGGCCTTCGAGCAGGCGAAGCCCGTCCTCCTGGAGCCGATGGCGCTGATCGAGGTGACCATCCCCTCGCAGTACATGGGCGACGTCACCGGCAACCTGACCGGCCACCGGGGCCGCATCCTCGGCATGGACCAGGTCGGCAGCCTGCAGGTCGTCAAGGCCGAGATCCCGCGGGCCGAGGTCACCCGCTACAGCACCGAGCTGAAGAGCATGACGGGCGGCGAAGGCAGCTTCACCCTGGAGTTCTCGCACTACGCCGTCGTGCCCGCGAACGTTCAGCAGGAGATCATCGCCCGCCACCAGAAGGCCAGGGAAGAGGAGTAG
- the purE gene encoding 5-(carboxyamino)imidazole ribonucleotide mutase: MTDAPRVALVMGSESDLPVVEAAVEVLEQFGVPFEMRVLSAHRSPRAVEEYARKAPGRGVQVLIAAAGGAAHLAGVLAAATVIPVIGVPIPTDRMGGMDSLLSTVQMPAGVPVATVGLGRSGAANAGILAVQILAGGDPALREALVRHKDALAERVRNQDERIRTWCKDRRNG; the protein is encoded by the coding sequence ATGACCGACGCCCCCCGCGTCGCACTGGTGATGGGCAGCGAGTCCGACCTGCCCGTGGTGGAGGCCGCCGTCGAGGTGCTCGAGCAGTTCGGCGTGCCGTTCGAGATGCGCGTGCTCAGCGCCCATCGCTCGCCCCGCGCGGTGGAGGAATACGCGCGAAAGGCGCCCGGCCGCGGCGTTCAGGTGCTGATCGCGGCCGCCGGCGGGGCGGCCCACCTGGCCGGCGTCCTGGCCGCGGCCACCGTCATCCCGGTGATCGGTGTCCCGATCCCGACCGACCGCATGGGCGGCATGGACAGCCTGCTGTCCACCGTGCAGATGCCCGCCGGCGTGCCGGTGGCCACCGTGGGACTGGGCAGGTCCGGCGCGGCCAACGCGGGCATCCTGGCCGTGCAGATCCTCGCCGGCGGCGATCCGGCGCTGCGCGAAGCCCTCGTCCGCCACAAGGACGCGCTGGCCGAACGCGTCCGCAACCAGGACGAACGCATCCGCACCTGGTGCAAGGACCGCCGGAACGGCTGA
- a CDS encoding nitroreductase, producing MDFHDVLRRRRSVRAYRADPVDEETLGRVLEAARIAPSAANRQPWRFLVIREAELRTRLLDAYSQPWFAEAPIVICACARPAEAWQRSDGKNYSDVDVSIAMEHLILAAAAEGLGTCWIGAFKPDRLRQVLGLPDDLEPVALTPLGYPAEEPAQRPRKPLQEIVEFR from the coding sequence ATGGACTTCCACGATGTGCTCAGACGGCGCCGGAGCGTGCGCGCCTACCGCGCGGACCCCGTGGACGAGGAGACGCTGGGGCGTGTCCTGGAGGCGGCTCGGATCGCCCCGAGCGCGGCCAACCGCCAGCCGTGGCGCTTCCTGGTCATCCGGGAGGCCGAGTTGCGCACGCGGCTTCTGGACGCCTACTCGCAGCCGTGGTTCGCCGAGGCGCCGATCGTCATCTGCGCCTGCGCGCGGCCCGCAGAGGCCTGGCAGAGGAGCGACGGGAAGAACTACAGCGACGTGGACGTCAGCATCGCCATGGAGCACCTGATCCTGGCCGCCGCCGCCGAGGGTCTGGGCACGTGCTGGATCGGCGCGTTCAAGCCCGACCGGCTGCGCCAGGTGCTGGGACTGCCGGACGACCTGGAGCCGGTGGCGCTGACGCCGTTGGGGTACCCCGCCGAGGAGCCGGCACAGCGGCCCCGCAAGCCGCTGCAGGAGATCGTCGAGTTCCGATGA
- the ligA gene encoding NAD-dependent DNA ligase LigA codes for MASTEETGERIEELRRAIRRHNRLYYVELQPEISDREFDALLDELRRLEAEHPRFATPDSPTRRVGGEPIEQFAAAEHLSPMLSIDNTYNEAEVRDFDRRVRELLGPDEAPAYVVEPKVDGVAMNLIYRDGILDQAITRGDGVRGDDVTQNARTLQGLPLRLHDPEGRIDPLLEGSVIEVRGEAYMAFADFRRANEDRAAGGEPPFANPRNATAGSLKLLDSRLTAARRLRVVLYEIGRSEGVDVPDSHWERLRWLADHGCPTNPRVARCADVDEVLRRCAAWEGRLRELEYPVDGLVVKVDSLAQRGRLGRTSKAPRWMIAYKFAAEQQVTRLLDVRVQVGKSGQLTPVAVLEPVRLSGSTVSRASLHNFDEVVRKDLRIGDLVLVEKAGEIIPQVVRPLAERRSGDERPVPRPTECPSCGGPVTASVALSCDNPACPAQREERIIHFASRDAMDIEGLGEALVRQLVAAGLLRDCADIYVLDEAAVAGMDRMGRTSARNLIGAIEAGKRRDLSRLLRGLGIPHVGAHLADVLAEHYHDLDALAAVDERALMAVPGVGPTVAGAVVGFFGRESTRDLLARLRSAGVNMRSRAPERTAQRRPVAGLSFVLTGSLEHGTREEVAARIEAAGGRVTGSVSKKTDYLVVGADPGTKRDKARALGIRELSERELDDLLGRA; via the coding sequence ATGGCGTCCACCGAGGAAACCGGCGAGCGCATCGAGGAGCTCCGCCGGGCCATCCGCCGTCATAACCGGCTCTACTACGTGGAGTTACAGCCCGAGATCTCGGACCGTGAGTTCGACGCCCTCCTGGACGAACTGCGGCGCCTCGAGGCCGAACACCCCCGGTTCGCCACCCCCGACAGCCCGACCCGCCGGGTCGGCGGCGAGCCGATCGAGCAGTTCGCCGCCGCCGAGCATCTCTCCCCGATGCTCAGCATCGACAACACCTACAACGAGGCGGAGGTCCGCGACTTCGACCGGCGCGTGCGCGAACTCCTCGGCCCGGACGAGGCCCCGGCCTACGTCGTGGAGCCGAAGGTCGACGGCGTTGCCATGAACCTGATCTACCGCGACGGCATCCTGGACCAGGCCATCACCCGGGGCGACGGCGTCCGCGGCGACGACGTGACGCAGAACGCCCGCACCCTCCAGGGGCTCCCCCTGCGGCTGCACGACCCGGAGGGGCGCATCGACCCCCTGCTGGAGGGCAGCGTGATCGAGGTCCGCGGCGAGGCGTACATGGCCTTCGCCGACTTCCGCCGCGCGAACGAGGATCGGGCGGCCGGCGGGGAGCCGCCCTTCGCCAACCCCCGCAACGCCACCGCCGGATCCCTGAAGCTCCTGGACAGCCGCCTGACGGCCGCGCGCCGCCTGCGCGTCGTCCTCTACGAGATCGGGCGCAGCGAGGGCGTGGACGTGCCCGACTCGCACTGGGAGCGCCTGCGCTGGCTGGCCGACCACGGCTGTCCCACCAACCCGCGCGTCGCCCGCTGCGCCGACGTCGACGAGGTGCTGCGCCGGTGTGCCGCGTGGGAGGGCCGCCTCCGCGAACTGGAGTATCCCGTCGACGGCCTGGTCGTCAAGGTAGACAGCCTGGCGCAGCGAGGGCGGCTCGGGCGCACCTCCAAGGCGCCGCGCTGGATGATCGCCTACAAGTTCGCGGCCGAACAACAGGTGACGCGGCTGCTGGACGTGCGCGTGCAGGTGGGCAAGAGCGGCCAGCTCACGCCCGTGGCCGTGCTGGAGCCCGTCCGCCTCTCCGGCTCCACCGTGAGCCGGGCCTCGCTGCACAACTTCGACGAGGTGGTCCGCAAGGACCTGCGCATCGGCGACCTGGTCCTGGTCGAGAAGGCCGGCGAGATCATCCCGCAGGTCGTGCGGCCGCTGGCCGAGCGCCGGTCCGGCGACGAGAGGCCCGTTCCGCGCCCGACGGAGTGTCCGTCCTGCGGCGGGCCGGTGACGGCGAGCGTCGCGCTCTCCTGCGACAACCCCGCCTGCCCGGCCCAGCGCGAGGAGCGCATCATCCACTTCGCGAGCCGCGACGCCATGGACATCGAGGGCCTGGGCGAGGCGCTCGTGCGCCAGCTCGTCGCCGCCGGGCTTCTGCGCGACTGCGCGGACATCTACGTGCTCGATGAGGCCGCGGTGGCCGGCATGGATCGGATGGGCCGGACGTCCGCCCGCAACCTGATCGGGGCCATCGAGGCCGGCAAACGGCGGGACCTCTCCCGACTGCTGCGCGGCCTGGGCATCCCGCACGTGGGCGCCCACCTTGCCGACGTGCTGGCCGAGCACTACCACGACCTCGACGCGCTCGCGGCGGTCGATGAGCGGGCGCTCATGGCGGTGCCGGGCGTGGGACCGACGGTGGCCGGGGCCGTGGTCGGGTTCTTCGGGCGCGAGTCGACTCGGGACCTCCTGGCCCGGCTCCGGTCGGCCGGCGTCAACATGAGGTCCCGGGCGCCGGAGCGAACGGCGCAACGCCGGCCGGTCGCTGGCCTGAGCTTCGTGCTGACCGGCTCGCTGGAGCACGGGACGCGCGAGGAGGTTGCCGCGCGGATCGAGGCGGCCGGCGGGCGCGTGACCGGAAGCGTCAGCAAGAAGACCGACTACCTGGTGGTGGGCGCCGATCCGGGGACCAAGCGGGACAAGGCGCGCGCCCTGGGCATCCGCGAGCTGTCCGAGCGCGAACTGGACGATCTGCTGGGGCGGGCGTGA